The following are from one region of the Littorina saxatilis isolate snail1 linkage group LG4, US_GU_Lsax_2.0, whole genome shotgun sequence genome:
- the LOC138965555 gene encoding guanylate cyclase soluble subunit beta-2-like, whose translation MYGHIHIVIRDLVTESFGPEAWDKVLKEAQFNEGEHFLYFDYFNDSMTVSLIMAVSKCMEMPLSEVLEAFGDFFLKHCLRHGYDNMLRTLGRDIKTFIQSLDSMHSLLLLTYDKLVAPSFRCQLEDDGTLTLHYYSAREGLSDIVKGVVRAVGREIFQQPVKLEKLLTEKNDLGEGRSQEHSVFTVHFLDEKDVLNNLRDVEEIKRKKAEPELQKKKKITLSGDLFCDTFSYHIIFDEDLVIQQCGETLKRMIGFDIDQEGGATMDKAFRLYFPRMDLTMKNIRSFINSVFVLIIQPTENRGVHMNIKGQIRFKGQMLWLAEREMMMFIGSPLIKSLKEMKEMDVYMADIPLFDVTREIVLLYEQRSAEIGITKQLDHTTAELQKTSRALETERKKTEQLLHEMLPPKVAKALMNGIKVPPENFERVTIMFSDVVTFTNIAALCTPAQIVDMLNDMYLRFDNATTRHGVYKVETIGDAYMVVSGVPERTKDHAERVGRFCMDIVGQAAQVPSPATGNPLQIRVGMHSGPAMAGVVGVKMPRYCLFGDTVNTASRMESHGIPGRIHLSPHAFRNITQRTGFNFRLATEKKGTIPFSTLPLIIIVPSPFLCTRSLRNIGFFFKRRGEMEVKGKGKMVTHFLISDGDMSVAEPKDAFTDYPILTDSDLILDGDGDVFPDEEDAGREEGDGSEGRKESDGPKGNKEGAQKPTGLEAATPADANGSISGSRIVVPDYSFLGASTDDLKMDDDKKEDENPPALPSPVKVVEVPPPQQQRRVLVGVTDEEIRSSKTCGVL comes from the exons TACGGACACATTCACATCGTTATCAGGGACTTGGTCACGGAGTCTTTTGGACCTGAGGCATGGGACAAAGTGTT GAAAGAAGCTCAATTCAACGAAGGCGAACACTTTCTCTATTTTGATTACTTCAACGATTCCATGACCGTCAGCCTCATCATGGCTGTGAGCAAATGTATGG AAATGCCGCTTAGCGAGGTTCTCGAGGCATTCGGTGACTTCTTCCTGAAGCATTGCCTGCGCCATGGGTATGACAACATGCTGCGGACTCTGGGCAGAGACATCAAAACCTTCATCCAAAGCCTCGACTCTATGCACTCTCTGCTTCTGCTCACCTATGACAAGCTGGTGGCGCCATCCTTCAG GTGCCAGTTGGAAGACGACGGAACGTTGACTCTTCATTACTACAGCGCTCGCGAAGGACTCTCCGATATTGTCAAAG GTGTGGTTCGAGCGGTGGGCAGGGAGATCTTTCAGCAGCCTGTGAAGTTGGAGAAGCTGCTGACAGAGAAGAACGACCTTGGCGAGGGTCGCAGTCAGGAGCACAGCGTCTTCACAGTGCACTTCCTGGACGAGAAGGACGTGCTAAACAATCTCAGGGATGTGGAAGAAATCAAAAGGAAGAAGGCAGAA CCCGaactgcagaagaagaagaagatcaccCTCTCAGGAGATCTGTTCTGCGACACCTTCTCCTACCACATCATATTCGACGAGGACCTGGTCATCCAACAATGCGGGGAGACGCTGAAGCGCATGATCGGGTTTGACATAGATCAGGAGGGGGGTGCAACTATGGACAAGGCTTTCCGACTCTACTTCCCGCGCATGGACCTCACCATGAAGAACATCCGCAGCTTCATCAACTCCGTCTTCGTTCTCATCATCCAGCCCACTGAGAATAGAGGCGTGCACATGAACATCAAAG GGCAAATTAGGTTCAAGG GCCAGATGCTGTGGTTGGCTGAACGGGAGATGATGATGTTCATTGGATCCCCGCTCATCAAGTCATTGAAGGAAATGAAGGAGATGGACGTCTACATGGCAGACATTCCCCTCTTTGACGTCACCAGAGAGATCGTGCTGCTGTACGAACAACGTTCCGCGGAAATTGGTATCAC GAAACAACTGGACCATACGACAGCTGAGCTGCAGAAGACGTCACGCGCGCTGGAAACGGAGAGAAAAAAGACGGAACAACTCCTGCACGAGATGCTGCCCCCCAAAGTGGCCAAGGCCTTGATGAACGGGATCAAAGTTCCTCCTG AAAACTTTGAGCGTGTGACCATCATGTTCAGTGACGTGGTGACCTTCACCAACATTGCCGCCCTCTGTACGCCGGCGCAGATCGTCGACATGCTCAACGACATGTACTTGCGTTTCGATAACGCTACCACCAGGCATGGCGTGTACAAG GTGGAGACGATCGGTGACGCCTACATGGTGGTAAGCGGGGTGCCAGAGAGAACCAAGGATCACGCGGAAAGGGTGGGACGATTCTGCATGGACATCGTCGGCCAGGCTGCCCAGGTTCCCTCCCCTGCCACCGGGAACCCCTTACAG ATACGGGTGGGCATGCACTCTGGCCCAGCGATGGCGGGTGTGGTGGGGGTCAAGATGCCTCGCTACTGTCTGTTCGGGGACACGGTCAACACAGCGTCACGCATGGAGAGTCACGGCATACCTGGCAGGATCCACCTGTCCCCCCACGCCTTCAG GAACATTACACAAC GCACTGGTTTTAACTTCAGATTAGCCACAGAAAAAAAGGGAACGATCCCGTTTTCAACATTACCTCTAATTATTATTGTACCGTCACCCTTTCTGTGCACCAGGTCGCTCCGTAACATCGGCTTCTTCTTCAAGCGGCGGGGGGAGATGGAGGTAAAGGGCAAGGGCAAGATGGTGACCCACTTCCTCATCAGCGACGGCGACATGTCCGTGGCCGAGCCCAAGGACGCCTTCACGGACTACCCCATCCTCACCGACTCCGACCTCATCCTGGACGGCGACGGCGACGTCTTCCCGGACGAAGAGGACGCGGGCAGAGAAGAAGGAGATGGAAGCGAAGGCCGCAAGGAGAGCGACGGACCCAAGGGGAACAAGGAGGGCGCGCAGAAACCTACAGGTCTGGAGGCGGCCACTCCTGCTGATGCCAACGGAAGCATCAGTGGGTCCAGGATTGTGGTCCCTGATTATTCCTTCCTGGGGGCGTCGACTGACGACCTGAAAATGGACGACGATAAGAAGGAGGACGAGAACCCGCCTGCACTGCCCTCGCCTGTCAAGGTTGTGGAAGTGCCCCCACCGCAGCAGCAAAGAAGGGTCTTGGTGGGGGTGACTGACGAGGAAATTCGGTCCAGCAAGACGTGTGGCGTACTGTGA